The genomic segment TGTCTTAGCCGTGTGTTGCtttcacatgttttttttttccatcgaaaatattatataaaagggCCAAGCCCAACCGAGTACAAATTACAGAATAAAAAGCCCGATAAACAGCGGGCCCAAAATTACAACGAAATTGGGCCTACAGCCCAACCCAAACCACCAAAACCCTAGCGCTACGGGGAACTCGAGATGCAGCCGCGCATCAATCTAGACTGAAAAGAACAGGACACGTGTGCGTCTCTCCTACCGCGAGAGACACGCGTCACACAGGCAACACATCACCACTGTTTCTTGCTATCACCGGAGAACCGCTCCTCGGTTCACCGGACCCAACCGGAGCTCACCAACTCCAAACGTCACCACCACGAACACTTTTCCTATCTCGAGTGGCCATAATCGGAGAGCATCTATCGCCGCTGCGAGATGTCATCCACCACCGTTGACCGTCCACACTCGGGAGAAAACGCCGCATGCAAGCCCGATCAAACCATCGGAGCCCTTCATCCACCTCCATCGAGGCTACAACCATCGAAACCAAAGGAaccgaaaagaaaataaaagcaaagatTAAACCCTACAAAATTAGGCGCCGAGAGCCGGCGGCGCAAGACAGAGGAGATCTTCACACTCCGGAGACAAAAACCGACGACGGCAGAACTGCAGAAGCTTCCCCGTTGCGGAAACAGAGGCTGGCGTCGACGGAGCTGAGGGAACCTCCATCTCCCGGAAGAAGAATCGAACTAAAAGTGTCTCCACCGCACCATCGTAACTCCGCCGCCGCGTCGTAACTCCAAGAACAGAACCACCGTTTTGATGGCTGGCCAGAGCTCGGACAAGGCGGAGGCGGAAGCCGGAAGAGGTGGAGGGGAAACAACAGACTGGTGATATTTGCTGAAAGAAAAACGGACGCCGGCGGCGGCCcggacgctcacgcgccggtCGACCGCCGGATCCAACCTTTGAattactttctctctcttctctctcttctctctatatTTAACCACCGAGTTGCTTTCACATGttagatatttctttttattttttctcattttcctTATAAAACATCTTCATTCATGCAATCAAATTCCCACTTGcgtattattttttctgttaaatgAATATCATCTaaataatttatctatatatacacCTCAGTTAAATAGAAACGCTACAACAACATCATCACATTCACAATCTCATATAACTCATACTATATAAGAATGGCTGGATCTCTTAGATTTAATCATCACTTCCTCACATCTCTTCTCATTACCATTACGATAACCACGCTCAAGTCGGTCCatacagcaacaacaacaaacacgGAGTTCGTAAAATCATCATGCAAATTCACAACATATCAAAAACTCTGTGTCACTTCACTCTCAACTCAATCCAGTCTCATCCAAACCAGCCACAAACTCATGGCTCACGCGGCTCTCAACATCACATTAGCCTCGGTTAAAGCCACATCAGCAATGATGGTGCGTCTCTCGAGTAGTCAGCTCAAGCCCAGAGAAGTCTCGGCCATGAGAGACTGCGTTGAGGAGCTAGGTGACACGTTGGCGGAGCTTAGGAAATCGATAGGTGAGATGGGTCTGTTAAGTGGCTCGAACTACGAAATCTACATGAGTGATATTCAGACTTGGGTTAGCGCGGCTCTGACCGATGAGAACACGTGCTCGGATGGTTTTGGAGGAGCTGACATGAATGGGAAAGTCAAGGATTTGGTTAGAGGGAGGATTTTGGTTATTGCTCATCTAACGAGTAATGCTTCAGCTTTGATTAATCACTTTGCTTATATTCATGGCTAGAGagactaatatattttttagtttctttttatcGAAAATTTCTGTTGCTTTTGTCAGTTTGTGTATATAACAAATAGTAATAGTACAATGTATCGCTCGTCTTTAAGATTCCGGAATCAATATGTACCAgaaaatattcaatattttttctttgctaTCCAATGTAGTTGTAGATGCATCATTTTCTTACTTTGACAACTTTCCAAAATAACTGAATAAATCTTGAGCCCAACCCATCATGTATGTCTAAAAGCCCGTTAACAAGAGATATATTcttttatgcataatttaaataaaaatcttataaaacgtaatattttataaatatcaatctagaatatattttttatgaataaaataaaatatataagtatatataatttCTTCATCAGATTCTGCAAAGAAATAATCAAGATATATTCATTGCAATTACTATAGAGTAATCTATTACATATTAAATGATGTACAATCATTCGAACCCTTTGTTTGTTCTAATTTCTTAGTCATATGATTAGTATTTATAATTCTCATTATTATTAACCTATGAGGTGACTCTAATACCAATATTAGAAGAAAACGAAGGTTTTCTCCCTAATAATTTAGTATTAGGTGGGAACGTTGACAAGTTGTGGAGGAAACGTCTTCACAAAGTGCAAATATATTTAGCACTAAAGAATTGAGAAAATGGTCATTTAAatcatgaactttttaatttgGTCG from the Raphanus sativus cultivar WK10039 unplaced genomic scaffold, ASM80110v3 Scaffold2748, whole genome shotgun sequence genome contains:
- the LOC130505975 gene encoding 21 kDa protein-like translates to MAGSLRFNHHFLTSLLITITITTLKSVHTATTTNTEFVKSSCKFTTYQKLCVTSLSTQSSLIQTSHKLMAHAALNITLASVKATSAMMVRLSSSQLKPREVSAMRDCVEELGDTLAELRKSIGEMGLLSGSNYEIYMSDIQTWVSAALTDENTCSDGFGGADMNGKVKDLVRGRILVIAHLTSNASALINHFAYIHG